The following proteins come from a genomic window of Lolium rigidum isolate FL_2022 chromosome 5, APGP_CSIRO_Lrig_0.1, whole genome shotgun sequence:
- the LOC124656066 gene encoding kinesin-like protein KIN-14Q produces MDTAATATVAQERVLRNHGTLSDVDVAARRAQEAANRRYDAASWLRRTVGIVCARDLPEEPSEEEFRLGLRNGIVLCNALNKVQPGAIPKVVEAPSDTGVPADGSALCAYQYFENLRNFLVNVQDLGLPTFEHSDLEKGGKGVRVVDCVLALRSFSESKTSGRQTPSKYGGISKPSTPGKYFILKNSDAFMNKLMRSHTAEPIQNGISPEQNLTTDCCIESCEMATSESIKMLVRTLLLDKKPEEVPLIVESLLSKVIQEYECRTANRHLVKCIGASKGTDPFSIADTLSQDESSTSNRVKMDELCPLSLNEEVSSVVLNGGCAAQQFQLGVETNYDVQQKHILELRKNLSSVKSGMEELSLQYSEDFTKMGKHLQILSNAASGYHKVLEDNRKLYNQIQDLKGNIRVYCRVRPFLPGQENSSTSVAGMEDRTITIITPTKYGKDGSKSFTFNKVFGPAATQEEVFSDMQPLIRSVLDGFNVCIFAYGQTGSGKTYTMSGPNLLSEQSVGVNYRALNDLFNLQAQRKGTIDYEISVQMIEIYNEQVRDLLQDSGNRRLEIRNTSQKGLAVPDASIVPVTSTSDVVELMNQGQKNRAVGSTAINDRSSRSHSCLTVHVQGRDITSGAILRGCMHLVDLAGSERVDKSEVVGDRLKEALYINKSLSALGDVIASLAQKNSHVPYRNSKLTQLLQDSLGGQAKTLMFVHISPEPDAVNETISTLKFAERVASVELGAAKANKEGGEVRELKEQIACLKAALAKKGGESENIRSTQSSPNIYKISRGNATPVFHKSRQPMEEVGNIEVLNNVTPMQKKLKFDLPGAGILAKNNSPNWIDNCNDLPKEKGSGGWVDKAAVGQNQFENGKSAPELEPNLTTHTMLPTFFYQRHTPGQQRCKVESVPSQDSDEFDGVASCSPDQELVLSASGLKPVGFPSGGISNKKKHQTKNTNNMIMRSTNPACKSPVPQSQKRLQTPVRSSAQKTPIRNSKHILNGTDGRRTPNGKINVAK; encoded by the exons ATGgacacggcggcgacggcgacggtggccCAGGAGCGCGTGCTGCGGAATCACGGGACGCTGAGCGACGTCGACGTCGCCGCCCGGAGGGCCCAGGAGGCCG CAAATAGACGGTATGATGCAGCCAGCTGGTTGCGAAGAACAGTTGGGATCGTATGTGCAAGGGACCTACCAGAAGAGCCCTCTGAGGAGGAATTCCGGCTTGGGCTGAGAAATGGAATTGTCCTTTGCAATGCACTGAATAAGGTTCAGCCTGGCGCCATACCTAAG GTTGTGGAAGCCCCCTCAGATACTGGTGTACCAGCAGATGGCTCAGCTCTATGTGCATATCAGTACTTCGAGAACTTGCGGAACTTCCTTGTCAATGTACAAGATTTAGGGCTCCCTACATTCGAGCATTCTGATTTGGAGAAG GGTGGCAAGGGTGTTCGAGTTGTGGACTGTGTTCTTGCTCTGAGGTCATTCAGTGAAAGTAAGACATCAGGGAGACAGACTCCATCTAAATATGGTGGCATTTCAAAGCCTTCGACACCTGGAAAGTATTTCATACTCAAGAATTCTGATGCTTTTATGAATAAGTTAATGAGAAGCCACACAGCAGAGCCAATCCAGAATGGTATTTCGCCAGAGCAAAATTTGACAACTGATTGTTGCATAGAATCCTGTGAGATG GCTACTTCAGAATCCATTAAAATGCTTGTCCGTACCCTTCTCTTGGATAAGAAACCAGAAGAAGTCCCGCTG ATTGTTGAGTCACTTCTAAGTAAAGTTATTCAGGAATATGAGTGTCGAACTGCAAACCGGCACTTA GTGAAATGCATAGGGGCCTCTAAAGGGACTGACCCATTTTCCATAGCAGACACACTATCGCAAGATGAATCTTCCACCAGTAATCGAGTTAAG ATGGATGAGTTATGTCCCTTGAGTCTCAACGAAGAAGTCAGCTCTGTAGTTCTGAATGGTGGTTGTGCAGCTCAACAGTTCCAGCTAGGGGTAGAAACAAATTATGACGTACAGCAGAAACATATCCTG GAATTAAGAAAAAACCTTTCTTCTGTCAAGTCTGGAATGGAGGAACTGAGTTTACAATACTCTGAAGATTTTACTAAAATGG GAAAGCATTTGCAAATCCTCTCTAATGCGGCTTCTGGCTACCATAAAGTTCTGGAGGATAACCGCAAGTTGTACAACCAAATACAGGATCTTAAAG GAAATATTAGAGTATATTGTCGCGTGAGGCCTTTTCTACCTGGACAAGAAAATTCCTCGACAAGTGTTGCTGGAATGGAAGACAGAACCATCACAATAATCACTCCCACAAAATATGGGAAAGATGGAAGCAAATCTTTTACTTTCAACAAGGTTTTTGGCCCAGCAGCCACTCAAG AGGAAGTCTTTTCAGATATGCAACCTTTGATCCGTTCAGTTCTTGATGGTTTCAATGTTTGCATATTTGCTTATGGCCAGACCGGATCAGGGAAGACCTATACAATG AGTGGACCTAATTTACTGAGCGAGCAAAGCGTTGGTGTTAACTACAGAGCACTGAATGACTTATTTAATCTTCAAGCACAAAGAAAGGGGACAATCGATTATGAAATTTCTGTCCAGATGATTGAGATCTACAACGAGCAAGTGAGAGACCTCCTTCAAGATAGTGGAAACAGAAG ATTAGAAATAAGAAATACTTCACAGAAAGGGCTTGCAGTTCCGGATGCAAGTATAGTCCCTGTCACATCAACCTCTGATGTTGTTGAGTTGATGAATCAAGGCCAAAAGAATCGTGCAGTGGGTTCAACAGCCATCAATGACCGAAGTAGCCGCTCCCATAG TTGCCTTACTGTTCATGTTCAAGGACGTGACATAACATCTGGCGCAATCTTGAGAGGTTGCATGCATCTTGTTGATCTAGCTGGTAGTGAAAGAGTTGATAAATCTGAAGTTGTAGGAGATAGGTTAAAGGAGGCACTGTACATAAACAAGTCGCTTTCAGCACTAGGAGATGTGATTGCGTCCCTGGCTCAGAAAAACTCGCATGTCCCTTACCGAAACAGCAAGCTTACCCAGCTTTTGCAAGATTCTCTAG GAGGACAAGCAAAAACGCTGATGTTTGTGCACATAAGCCCGGAACCAGATGCTGTAAATGAAACAATAAGCACATTGAAATTTGCTGAACGAGTTGCCTCTGTTGAGCTTGGCGCTGCAAAAGCAAATAAAGAAGGTGGCGAGGTTAGGGAGCTCAAAGAACAG ATTGCTTGCCTCAAGGCAGCACTCGCTAAGAAGGGAGGAGAATCAGAAAACATTCGGAGTACACAGTCAAGCCCAAACATATACAAGATTAGCAGAGGCAATGCAACACCTGTATTCCATAAAAGCAGGCAGCCAATGGAAGAAGTTGGAAACATAGAG GTACTGAACAATGTGACCCCAATGCAAAAaaagctaaaatttgatttgcctgGAGCTGGCATCCTCGCCAAGAACAACTCACCTAACTGGATCGACAACTGCAATGATCTTCCGAAAGAAAAAGGATCAGGTGGCTGGGTAGATAAGGCAGCTGTTGGTCAAAACCAATTTGAGAATGGCAAATCCGCACCAGAGCTGGAGCCTAACCTCACCACACACACCATGCTCCCGACTTTCTTCTATCAAAGACACACTCCTGGGCAACAAAGGTGTAAGGTTGAGTCTGTACCAAGCCAGGATTCAGACGAATTTGATGGTGTTGCTAGCTGTTCCCCAGACCAAGAACTGGTGCTGTCAGCTAGTGGCCTGAAACCTGTTGGTTTTCCCAGTGGAGGCATTTCAAATAAAAAGAAGCATCAAACAAAGAATACAAATAATATGATAATGAG GAGTACAAATCCGGCATGCAAGTCACCAGTGCCACAATCACAGAAAAGGCTACAAACACCAGTCAGGAGCTCTGCTCAAAAAACACCGATCAGGAACAGCAAACATATTTTGAATGGTACAGATGGGAGAAGAACTCCAAATGGGAAAATTAACGTTGCAAAATAA